In Polynucleobacter ibericus, a genomic segment contains:
- a CDS encoding response regulator transcription factor yields MKNCRVLVVDDDKEVRRGLFEWLSYDYEVQCFDSAKSILSAINQLAFENGPPTCILLDLQMPDMNGMELLNQLQQLKIIHPIIFMSGNANQADIIEAWHGGAVDFVLKPFSAAQISSTLKSLFTEIAEIRDEDSSGSSAGKHPDTPIPITSREAQVLLLLGKGHKQIEVAQMLGISISTVKMYRNFLKNKLNLNTLVELALFCDEHRQSISALVNTKAENQD; encoded by the coding sequence ATGAAAAATTGCAGAGTTTTAGTCGTTGATGACGACAAAGAGGTGAGACGTGGGTTGTTTGAATGGCTCTCTTATGACTATGAAGTGCAATGCTTTGATTCAGCTAAGTCAATATTGTCAGCAATAAACCAACTCGCATTTGAAAATGGGCCTCCAACTTGTATTTTGCTTGATTTACAAATGCCAGATATGAATGGCATGGAGCTATTGAATCAACTTCAGCAGCTAAAGATTATCCACCCCATTATTTTTATGAGCGGCAACGCAAATCAGGCCGATATCATTGAAGCCTGGCATGGGGGCGCCGTTGACTTTGTTCTAAAACCATTTAGTGCGGCACAAATTAGCTCAACACTAAAATCTTTATTCACTGAAATAGCAGAAATAAGGGATGAAGATTCATCAGGCTCTTCAGCAGGTAAACATCCTGATACTCCAATTCCCATCACTAGTAGAGAAGCGCAAGTCTTACTTTTGCTTGGAAAGGGGCATAAGCAAATAGAAGTGGCGCAAATGCTAGGGATATCCATAAGCACCGTCAAGATGTATAGAAATTTCTTAAAAAATAAACTTAATCTCAATACACTTGTTGAGTTAGCATTATTCTGTGATGAGCATCGCCAGTCAATCTCTGCTTTAGTCAATACTAAAGCTGAAAATCAGGATTAG
- a CDS encoding antitoxin VbhA family protein: MPIKLATQSQVRQYNVSNAVASARIEGVVPTKQLEQNLTDYISGKKSIAQLVEETKQRYVTLRRG; the protein is encoded by the coding sequence ATGCCGATTAAGCTTGCCACCCAATCTCAGGTACGCCAATACAACGTTTCTAATGCTGTAGCGTCTGCTCGTATTGAAGGCGTTGTTCCAACTAAGCAGTTAGAGCAAAACCTTACTGACTATATTTCTGGCAAAAAGAGTATTGCGCAATTAGTGGAAGAAACTAAACAACGTTATGTCACGCTACGACGCGGATGA
- a CDS encoding Fic/DOC family protein, protein MSRYDADDTYCYPGTDVLRNKAEITNAQDLDSYEGELSTLRSIEILENPVAGQFDLAHLQRIHLALFQDVYDWAGKIRTVDISRGNSRFANVRFIESAANDIFNKLARENWLKGLDADTLSKRLAHYLSEINALHPFREGNGRVQRIFISQLSQSAGYQLDYSDLEQEQIYRAMELAFNGDELILANLILERLEKSQ, encoded by the coding sequence ATGTCACGCTACGACGCGGATGACACTTACTGCTACCCAGGTACAGACGTACTTCGAAACAAAGCAGAAATTACTAACGCACAAGATTTAGACTCCTACGAAGGGGAGCTATCCACTCTGCGTTCAATTGAAATTCTAGAAAATCCTGTAGCTGGTCAATTTGATCTTGCCCATCTTCAACGCATTCATCTAGCCCTCTTTCAGGATGTATATGATTGGGCCGGAAAGATCCGCACAGTAGATATTAGTCGCGGCAATAGTCGTTTTGCCAATGTGCGCTTTATTGAATCAGCCGCAAACGATATCTTCAATAAATTAGCCCGTGAAAACTGGCTTAAGGGGCTGGATGCTGACACCCTGTCAAAAAGACTGGCTCACTACCTATCAGAGATCAACGCCCTACACCCTTTTCGAGAGGGGAATGGTCGCGTACAACGCATATTTATCTCCCAACTTAGTCAATCAGCAGGCTATCAACTCGACTACTCCGACCTGGAGCAGGAGCAAATTTATCGAGCAATGGAGCTAGCCTTTAATGGCGATGAACTCATTCTTGCCAATCTCATTCTTGAGCGACTAGAGAAAAGCCAATAG
- a CDS encoding MFS transporter, whose product MLKTILALPRTVWLIGLISLVNDSASEMLYPLMPLYLASVLMAGPKALGIIEGIAEATSSIFKLVSGVIVDRTKKAKPWIVLGYTLAGIGRPLIAIANSWLWVLAIRFTDRMGKGLRSSPRDALLAETVNENQRGVTFGLHRSMDNAGAVIGPLLAALFLSMGVPLKDIFLWAIVPAVITVTLALCIKEPQREANPQASKFSWSLKGMPDQFKRYLVVAGIFALANSSDMFLLLRAREAGVPQEQIPLLWAAISLITTLFGTPLSALSDRFGRKLFILIAWIAFAFFYICMGLPGLTTYQIFALFGIYGLFKAATEGVEKALVADMAPKGLAGTAFGWFNLITGLMLFPASFFFGWIYESVAPIYAFMFSGSCALVAFVLMAFWVDYKKET is encoded by the coding sequence ATGCTTAAAACCATCCTCGCCCTTCCTCGCACCGTTTGGCTGATTGGACTTATTAGCCTAGTAAATGATTCGGCTAGCGAGATGCTTTATCCGCTAATGCCTTTATACCTAGCTTCAGTATTAATGGCAGGGCCTAAAGCGCTGGGTATCATCGAAGGAATTGCTGAAGCAACTTCTAGTATTTTTAAATTAGTTTCAGGCGTCATTGTTGATCGCACTAAAAAAGCAAAGCCTTGGATTGTTCTGGGTTACACGCTAGCAGGTATTGGGAGACCGCTCATTGCGATTGCTAACTCATGGTTATGGGTTTTGGCGATTCGTTTTACAGATCGCATGGGTAAAGGTCTGCGCAGTTCTCCGAGAGATGCTCTGCTGGCTGAAACAGTCAATGAGAATCAACGCGGCGTTACATTTGGTTTACATCGCTCGATGGACAACGCAGGCGCTGTAATTGGCCCCCTGTTGGCTGCTTTATTTTTATCCATGGGTGTTCCGCTTAAAGATATCTTTCTTTGGGCAATCGTGCCGGCAGTCATTACAGTGACTCTTGCTTTGTGCATTAAAGAACCGCAGAGGGAGGCCAACCCGCAAGCCAGTAAATTTAGCTGGTCTCTGAAAGGCATGCCAGATCAATTTAAAAGGTATTTAGTAGTAGCTGGAATCTTTGCTTTGGCCAATTCTTCAGATATGTTTTTGTTGTTAAGGGCGAGAGAGGCAGGGGTTCCTCAAGAGCAAATTCCGCTTTTATGGGCCGCAATCTCCCTCATCACTACTTTATTTGGAACACCTTTATCGGCTTTGTCTGATCGATTTGGGCGAAAGCTATTTATTCTGATTGCTTGGATTGCTTTTGCTTTTTTCTACATATGCATGGGTTTACCTGGGCTCACCACCTACCAAATATTTGCACTCTTTGGCATTTATGGTCTATTTAAGGCGGCTACAGAAGGGGTTGAGAAAGCGTTGGTAGCAGATATGGCCCCCAAGGGATTGGCTGGTACAGCTTTTGGTTGGTTTAATTTAATCACGGGATTAATGCTTTTCCCAGCCTCATTTTTCTTTGGTTGGATATACGAATCGGTAGCGCCGATTTATGCATTCATGTTCTCAGGCAGTTGTGCGTTAGTAGCTTTTGTATTAATGGCCTTTTGGGTGGACTATAAAAAAGAGACTTAA
- a CDS encoding DUF3147 family protein, protein MTWIITKYLLTAGMVVFISEVAKRSDRLGGFIAALPLMTLLTLVWLYVENQPEEKIANHAYYTFWYVIPTLPMFLLFPYLLPRLGFWLTMGASVMATVICFSLFTVLMKSFGINLV, encoded by the coding sequence ATGACTTGGATCATTACAAAATATCTATTAACAGCCGGAATGGTTGTATTCATCTCTGAAGTGGCCAAGAGAAGCGATAGGTTAGGCGGCTTTATAGCGGCTTTGCCCTTAATGACGCTTTTAACACTCGTATGGCTGTACGTAGAAAATCAGCCCGAAGAAAAAATTGCTAATCACGCTTATTACACCTTCTGGTATGTGATTCCGACATTACCTATGTTTCTATTGTTTCCATACCTGCTTCCAAGACTAGGCTTCTGGCTAACGATGGGGGCAAGTGTTATGGCTACAGTAATCTGCTTTAGCTTGTTTACTGTGCTGATGAAGAGCTTTGGAATTAATTTGGTCTAA
- a CDS encoding SUMF1/EgtB/PvdO family nonheme iron enzyme — MPNSSANDYLLYFPYPTASTLSEWLEESNGITRHILENMPAADHVVPQLNILNPPLWEFGHLTWFHEFWIHRDGQVDRASYLKDADYLFNSSEIAHQDRWTTPMPSLESLLEYNHNIISSTQELLCKPIDNKTAYFVQLAILHQDMHNEAFAYMWQTMGRSKPFEAFSKSSKPLANAQTWIHFPESSVEAGSQQGSGFIFDNEKWLHSIHLPAFDISSRPVINGDYLEFIESPANKSGIKTVAPPSHWKKDGDIWLERFFNEWLPLNPASTLRHVSYLDALRFCEHHQVRLPNEHELSQLMRQPGIAWHASNLWEWTSSTFAPFPGFSTDPYVDYSQPWFDGTYQVLKGGSPFTPDRLKRIGFRNFYQGHRSDHFCGFRTCLL; from the coding sequence ATGCCTAATTCTTCGGCCAACGATTACCTACTTTATTTTCCTTATCCAACAGCGTCAACGTTGTCGGAGTGGCTAGAAGAAAGTAATGGCATTACACGCCATATTCTCGAGAATATGCCAGCGGCAGATCATGTAGTTCCCCAGCTCAATATTTTGAACCCTCCCCTTTGGGAATTTGGTCACTTAACTTGGTTTCATGAATTCTGGATTCATCGTGATGGCCAAGTAGACCGAGCCTCATACCTGAAGGATGCTGATTACTTATTTAATTCTTCAGAGATTGCGCATCAAGATCGCTGGACAACTCCAATGCCATCACTCGAAAGTCTTCTGGAGTACAACCACAACATTATTAGCAGCACCCAAGAATTGCTGTGTAAACCAATTGACAATAAAACCGCCTACTTTGTTCAACTAGCGATCTTGCATCAGGATATGCACAATGAAGCATTTGCTTATATGTGGCAAACCATGGGACGCTCCAAGCCCTTCGAAGCATTCTCCAAGTCAAGCAAGCCTCTAGCCAATGCGCAGACCTGGATCCATTTTCCAGAATCTTCAGTTGAAGCTGGCTCTCAACAGGGCTCTGGATTTATTTTTGATAATGAAAAATGGCTGCACTCCATTCATCTTCCCGCCTTTGATATTTCGAGCAGGCCAGTTATCAATGGCGACTACCTAGAATTTATAGAGTCGCCAGCGAACAAATCTGGCATCAAAACTGTTGCGCCACCATCTCACTGGAAAAAGGATGGGGATATTTGGCTTGAGCGTTTCTTTAATGAATGGCTTCCTTTAAACCCTGCATCAACATTACGCCACGTTAGCTACCTCGATGCCTTACGCTTTTGTGAACATCATCAAGTACGCTTACCCAACGAACATGAGCTCAGCCAGTTAATGAGACAACCAGGAATAGCTTGGCACGCCTCAAACCTATGGGAGTGGACTAGCAGTACATTTGCTCCCTTCCCTGGATTTAGCACTGATCCCTATGTCGACTATTCACAACCCTGGTTTGATGGCACCTATCAAGTCCTAAAAGGGGGTAGCCCATTTACACCTGATCGCCTTAAGAGAATAGGGTTTCGTAACTTTTATCAAGGCCACAGAAGCGATCATTTTTGCGGCTTTCGCACGTGTTTACTCTAA